The following are encoded in a window of Psilocybe cubensis strain MGC-MH-2018 chromosome 4, whole genome shotgun sequence genomic DNA:
- a CDS encoding Ribosomal lysine N-methyltransferase set10, translated as MNIDDSGSHVIATADLGQDSVIVECPFQLIITKESAKKAVLNILHGDVPNIAYETWTERQWICTYIALHWILGSSEKRLLHFEYLNTLPTPGQLKTPLHFSPSELDLFKGTNLYSATLDRQREWNEEWSSCRSIVSQANAETGACFEWELYLRAATYLSSRAFPSSLLAETPSLVSTPFTGPILIPGVDALNHKRGEPVSWLVNHTSDSTTQSKISLVLHSSAVSGQELFNNYGPKPNSELILGYGFSTPRNPDDTMVLKIGGIGGQKWEIGRSGERVDGLWTEILNTIVEAEDNKPTYEDILDASGMLQEMVQTLIERLPEDRIPEDSEVRPEVATMFLDYLEGQRDILRSLMTFATQREHDAVEIARQQGIDLVLED; from the exons ATGAATATAGATGATTCAGGATCGCACGTTATTGCAACTGCAGACTTGGGACAGGATTCTGTTATCGTCGAGTGTCCCTTTCAACTTATAATCACCAAAGAATCCGCAAAAAAGGCTGTCTTGAACATTCTGCACGGAGACGTCCCTAACATTGCTTACGAAACTTGGACGGAACGACAGTGGATATGTACTTATATTGCACTTCATTGGATCTTGGGTTCATCAGAGAAGAG ATTACTTCATTTTGAATATCTAAACACGCTCCCTACTCCCGGCCAATTGAAAACGCCACTTCATTTTTCTCCATCAGAACTAGACCTTTTTAAAGGAACAAATCTGTATAGTGCAACTCTGGATCGCCAACGCGAATGGAACGAAGAATGGAGTAGTTGTCGCTCCATTGTCAGCCAAGCTAACGCAGAAACTGGAGCATGCTTTGAATG GGAACTGTATCTCAGAGCCGCAACGTACCTATCCTCCAGAGCTTTCCCCTCGTCTTTACTCGCCGAGACGCCTTCACTCGTGAGCACTCCGTTCACTGGACCTATTCTTATACCTGGCGTGGACGCATTAAACCACAAACGCGGAGAACCAGTATCCTGGCTTGTCAATCATACATCGGATAGCACTACCCAATCCAAGATATCACTTGTACTTCACTCATCCGCAGTCAGTGGTCAGGAATTGTTCAACAACTACGGACCGAAGCCGAACTCAGAGCTTATCTTGGGATACGGCTTCTCCACTCCTCGCAATCCGGACGATACCATGGTattgaagattggtggaaTTGGCGGACAGAAATGGGAAATTGGTCGCTCTGGAGAACGCGTTGACGGCTTGTGGACAGAAATTCTCAACACTATTGTTGAGGCTGAGGATAACAAGCCAACCTACGAAGATATATTGGATGCGTCGGGTATGTTGCAAGAAATGGTACAAACTCTGATAGAGCGGCTGCCAGAAGACCGCATTCCGGAAGATAGTGAAGTCCGCCCGGAGGTTGCTACAATGTTCCTTGATTACCTGGAAG GTCAGCGGGACATCTTACGATCCCTTATGACGTTTGCAACACAACGAGAACATGACGCAGTTGAGATAGCACGTCAGCAAGGCATTGACCTAGTATTGGAAGATTAA
- a CDS encoding putative beta-glucosidase I: MLTCHNVKVLELVKRGHESGIPFNGPEEYIDTPELRGLLRTAAADAIVLLKNDKAILPLRDQHKKIAVIGPNAKHAVTSGGGSARLLSTYTVSPLEGIIAAAKEINAEVKYTVGATSHKYLPLLDPYIHRSTEQRGACIEFWNEAPSTDFLATSPDFGSPLPPAAWSTPTLGTNCFLMDGIVKYSTKFVPDESGDWEIGMNIAGRGNLFMNGKLVIDLSTKPSRGEAFFGLGTEDVRVVVEGLKAGQEYDLEIRISNTEFAARGTPYVCWGGIRLGGIRKVDGRTAIQDAVQLAKLSDVAILVIGLNHDWESEGHDRSDMALPGLTNELVFEVLRANPNTIVVNQSGTPVEMPWIDEASTLVQAFYGGNELGNGLADVLFGKVNPSGKLPLTFPKRLEDNPSYPSFGSKVQERGKVYYNEGIFVGYRGYQIKKIEPLFPFGYGLSYSQYEYSDLQISKISPAGDFSVSFRIKNISNMDGKESAQVYVSDAKSSLPRAPKELQSFAKVTLKAGEVKLVKVALNRVALSFYEHENMHWIAEQGVFGIHVGASLVDIRLEGEVELEKSFTWVGL, encoded by the exons ATGCTTACTTGTCACAACGTCAAGGTACTAGAACTCGTCAAACGAGGTCATGAATCAGGAATCCCTTTCAATGGCCCAGAGGAATACATCGATACACCAGAGCTGAGGGGATTACTTCGAACAGCTGCAGCGGATGCAATTGTTTTGCTAAAAAACGATAAGGCCATTCTCCCGCTACGTGATCAGCACAAAAAGATCGCTGTTATTGGTCCCAATGCCAAACACGCTGTAACATCCGGTGGAGGTTCTGCCAGACTCTTGTCAACGTACACGGTCTCCCCATTGGAAGGAATCATTGCCGCAGCCAAAGAGATTAATGCAGAGGTGAAATATACCGTAGGGGCGACATCACATAAATACCTCCCACTGCTAGACCCGTATATTCACCGGTCGACTGAGCAAAGGGGGGCATGTATTGAATTTTGGAATGAGGCCCCCTCTACTGATTTTCTCGCAACCTCTCCCGATTTCGGTAGTCCTCTGCCACCTGCAGCATGGAGCACCCCTACACTCGGGACAAATTGCTTCTTGATGGATGGAATTGTGAAA TATTCAACCAAGTTTGTACCTGATGAAAGCGGAGATTGGGAGATTGGCATGAACATAGCTGGACGTGGGAATCTTTTCATGAATGGCAAATTGGTTATCGACTTGAGTACAAAGCCTTCCAGAGGTGAAGCGTTCTTTGGATTAGGCACTGAGGATGTCCGTGTCGTGGTCGAGGGGCTGAAAGCTGGACAAGAGTACGACCTGGAAATCAGGATATCCAATACCGAATTTGCCGCCCGGGGCACACCGTACGTATGCTGGGGTGGTATTCGCCTTGGTGGGATTCGAAAGGTAGATGGAAGAACCGCCATACAGGATGCTGTTCAGCTTGCTAAACTGTCTGATG TGGCTATTCTGGTCATTGGACTGAACCATGA TTGGGAAAGTGAGGGGCACGACCGTTCAGATATGGC ATTGCCTGGGTTGACCAATGAGCTGGTGTTTGAGGTATTGCGGGCTAATCCTAACACTATCGTGGTGAACCAATCGGGAACTCCGGTTGAAATGCCATGGATAGATGAAGCTTCAACACTGGTGCAAGCCTTCTACGGAGGAAACGAACTTGGCAATGGTTTGGCGGATGTTCTGTTTGGCAAAGTCAATCCTTCCGGAAAGCTTCCTTTAACATTCCC GAAACGGCTGGAGGATAACCCTTCCTACCCTTCTTTTGGAAGCAAGGTGCAAGAACGAGGCAAAGTGTATTATAATGAG GGAATTTTTGTCGGTTATCGAGGCTATCAAATCAAGAAGATCGAGCCTCTTTTCCCATTCGGATATGGCCTCTCTTACTCTCAATATGAGTACTCAGATCTCCAGATATCGAAGATATCACCAGCAGGAGATTTTTCGGTGTccttcagaatcaaaaacatCAGCAACATGGATGGCAAAGAGTCAGCACAGGTTTACGTTTCAGATGCAAAGTCCTCTCTTCCTCGAGCCCCAAAAGAGCTCCAGAGCTTTGCCAAGGTTACTTTGAAAGCCGGGGAAGTCAAGTTGGTGAAAGTGGCTCTTAACCGGGTAGCTTTAAGTTTCTACGAGCATGAAAATATGCACTGGATCGCGGAGCAAGGCGTCTTTGGTATCCATGTAGGAGCGTCGTTAGTAGATATCCGACTAGAGGGCGAAGTTGAACTTGAAAAGTCATTTACATGGGTTGGATTGTGA